The DNA segment ACTTTCATTTAGACTACTATTTATGCCTGACCAACCAAGTATTGCACGTCTAAAAGTATAACTTGAATTATAACCTGGTACATTACTACATTGGTAAGCTTCATTGATTTGAAACCCTGATGGTGGCTGATTACAGCTTAGGGGAAAAAAATCTTCCATATTTGCATAAGAGCTATAAGTCATGATGCCATCAAATGGATAATCTTTACCTAAAACTTGATTATAATCTAAAATTGCTGGAATATTCTGACCTATAAATAGCAATTTGCCTTGCTGTGGTTCAAATACAGATTGAGCATAACTTGTTGTGATTGCTGAATAAGCAATTAAACTGATCAATGAAATTGGTTTAAGACAATTGAGTATGTTCATTATACAATAATTCCTTTATGTTATTTCAACTTTTAATGCTTCAGTGAAACATCATTTAAGATTATATATTTGATTATTGCTGTAAATGATTGATTATTTATTAAGAAAATTGATTAACTTTTATTTAACCATACTAATTTTTAAATCTGACAAATAAGCCAATTTTATAAATTATTTAATAGTAAATTAATAATAAATAAGTAAGTCATTATCATAGGAGGTGGTAATAATGATTGTAAATAATATCAAAAATAATTTTCATGATATGGTTATGTTTTTTGATTATTTTAATATAGATAACTCAATTGCTTATAATTATGCAATCGATAAAAATAACCCTTTTGAAAAGATAATTATGGAGCAATTAGGGATAAATGAAGAAAAAATACTAAAAAAATATCAACATATACAAGCATTAGATGATTTTTTATATCACTGGAATTTAAATAATATGGAGATAATGTAATGGGAAATATGCACTATAAAATGTTAAATAATGTTGTTGGAGAACACTATACAAAAGATATTTGTAATTATTTACAAGAAAAGGGAACTGATCGTATTTTAATTCCATCTAAGTTTAAAATGAGTTCTAATTTAGCAGCAGTATTACCTGAGTCTATTTTTAAAAAACTAGTTATTGAGCTTGGTGGTATGCGATTAAGACCAATTGAGATAACCGAGAATGATCGTCTTAGAATTACTCAAAAAGCTGTTAGTATTTTAGAAAAAGAACTTACAGAAGATGAAATTGCATTAGTTTTACAACGATCTGTAAGAACAATTCGCTATGCTTATCGTTATAAAAATACAAACAATCATCTAGCTTATGACCAAGTCAAAGAGCCAATTAAACAAATGAATTTATTTGATCATTTAGATTAAAAGGGTATTTATATGACTGAATTAGAACGTCTTTGGGAATTAGAGCGTCGTTTGGCGAATCTGATTAGAATTGGAAGAATTCAATCAATTGATTTTAGCTCTACTAGAGCTAAAGTTGTTATAGGGCAATTAGAGAGCGATTGGTTGAAATGGTTAACTCAAAGAGCTGGTGATTGCCAAAGTTGGTGGACGCCATCAAAAGGCGAGCAAGTGGTGTTACTTTCCCCATGTGGTGAATTAAATAATGGCGTTATTTTACCGGCATTATTTGCTAATAATGAACCGACTAATAACGCTTCTATACATTATTATCGCTATAAAGATGGTACTGAAGTTAGTTATGATTATGAAAAGCAAAAATTAACGGTTAATGCTACGGGTTTAATTGAAATTGCTGCAGAAAAAGAAGTTAAAATAAAATCTAATGCTGCACAAATTAAGTTAAACCAAATTGACATTGATGTACCTGAAATTTCAATAAAAGGCAATTTATCGATTAATGGTAGTATTATTGTATCACAAGGTGATGTTATTGCTGATGGTAAAGCACTGAAAATGCATACCCATATCGGTGATAGTGGAGGCATAACTTCATCTGCAAAATAATATATTAAATTAGCCAAAAATGCTTAAAAATACAATTTATAATCACAATCAAGTCAACTAAAAAGATAAATTGCAATGAATGGAATATCAAAATATGGAAATAAAATGCTTGAAGATTTTGAGCATGTAAAACAAAGCATTGAAGATATCTTAACAACACCAATCGGTTCAAGAGTAATGAATAGAAATTATGGCTCTAAATTATTTAATTTGATTGATCAGCCGTTTAATCAAATAACACTGGCAAAAATATTAAATGCAACATTAGAAGCAATCTCTATTTGGGAGAAGCGTGTACGTGTTAGTCAAATTAAAGTTAATCGAAATAGCTTACACCATATTCTATTAGATATTGAATTTATTTATTTAGCTAATGGAAAGAAAAATAATTTTTGGGGTATTGTAATATGAAAAAAATAGACTTATCCAAACTACCTTTACCTGCAGCAATTCAAAAAGTCGACTATGAAGATAATTATAATTTATTGTTAAACGACTTTAAAAAGAGACTACCAGAGTATGATGCAGATATTACTTCTGACCCCGCAGTTAAAATACTTCAGTCTTGCGCATATGGCTTAACCTTATATCAAATGAGAATTAATGATGCAGTTAAATCGGTTTTGATTTCATCAGCTAAAGGTTCTGATTTGGATAATCTAGGAGCTTTATTAGCAGTTTTTAGAGAAAAAGATGAGTTAGATGATCGTTTCAGATTGAGAGTAATTAGTGCATTAGAAAAAACATCAACTGCAGGCAGTCAATGTGCATATGAAGCATTAACGATGGAATCTGATGCAAGAGTAATCGATGTTGTAGCTTATGATGATAACCATAAACCAGGCATTGCATTTATACTAATTCAAAGTTGTGAATATCAATGTGGTCGAGCATCTGAAGAATTAATTGCTAAGGTAACCAGTTATTTATCTGCACCAGAACGGAAACCTTTAGGGTGTAAAATAGTTGTTTCAAGTGTTAAGCCACGACATTATTCAATTGAGGCAAAGATTATACTTGATAAACAGTCAAATCAATCGCTAGTACTTAAAACACTTAAAGATAATATCAAATTGTTTACACAAACACGCCATCGTATTGGTCAATCAATCCCTTTATCTGAAATATATGCACGACTAAACATAGAGGGTGTTAGCTATGTTGATCAGTTAATACAACCTGTAGAGTCAATTAATACTTCAAATAGAGAAACACCTTATTGTAGGGAAATTAAAATTGAGGTAAGTGATGAATAGTTTAATGATACTACCACCGAATGCAACTAAATTAGAACAATCAATAGTTGCAGCATTTTTAAATCAGTTAGCACAAAAAGAGATCTTTATCCGTAGTCTATTTAATCCGGATGAAGCTTTAGATGTATTTCTAGTTTATTTAGCACAATTATTATCAGTAGATTTTGAATTATATCATCAAGTTTTAGAGCCAAAGAAATGTCTGATGATTAAACAATCAATTGAAATACATCGCCAAAAAGGCACATTTGGTGCACTCAAAAATGCATTAGACACTTTAGGCTATCCAATAAGTATTAATGAGTGGTATGAATCTGATGATCTAAAAGCACATACTTTTAGCTTAACGATTGATTTAACTAATCATGATCATGTCAATTTAGAAGTGGTTAATCATATGGTGAAAAAACATAAAAATATACAAAGTAGTTATTGTTTAAAGCTAAATAATAATTTGAATTTAGCCATTTTTATTTTTGCATCTTTTAGTATTGAACATACTTTTTTACTTCAAGGAGATTAAAGATTATGTATGAAATTAAACTAACTGAATCAGGTAGAGAAAAATTAGCATTAAGTTCAATTGATAAAAATACACTACAGTTAGCTAATTTTACAGTGAGTAATCAAAGTGATGATTATGCTTTATCTTCTGTCATTTTTGAACAGCCTATTAATCAAGTTGATGTTCGTGGTGATGAAATTTTAGTTAGTTGTGTAATTCCTGAGACAGTTGAAGATGTTTGGCTTAAGTTTATTGCCATATTTGATGATAAGAATGAAGTTATAGCTTGTGGTAATTTACCGGAATTTTATAAGCCTAAGTTTGAAGTGTCACCTTCAATTTGTAACTATTTAGTTAAATTTAAGTATGCTAATGCAGATCAATTGACGATTGATTTTGATTCACAAGCTTATGTATCTAAAAAAGATTATTACCAATTATCAGCATCGGTTATTCAATTAATGAGTCATCATATAGCGCATATTTGGCCTAAAAAGTAGTGTTCTTTAAAGTTAAATTATAAGGAGGTATATCATGTCAACAGTCAATGATGTCATTATAGCGGCATCAACATTAACAGAAACTGTCGCAAGTCAATGTAAAGTAATTGATGATAAATTAGCTCAATTAGATCAATTTCAAGCAGAAATACTACAAAGAGAGAAAGCCGCTTGATCTCCTTATTGGCGATTATCTCGTAATCAAATTGGAACAATAACAGATGGTATTTTAGATTATTTTTCAATCATTCATGATTGTGATATTACATTTGAAGTGATTAAAACAATCAAAACAAATGTTATTTGGCAAGATCGAGATTCACAAGAGCAAGAAATTTTAAAGGCAATGAATAAAGAAAATATTCAACATACGCTACCTGAATTCAATATCATTAAAATGACTTGGAAAAAAATTTTTGTAGAGGATAAAGGGCGTTTATTTTTTCAAATGATTAAATATCATACCTGGGTAACAAATGCTTGCTATGCAAAACTAGTTAGTGGGCATTTAAGTGGTAGTTATTTTGAAAATATTAGTGATCAATGGGGGTTATGTGGCACAAGTAAATTATTAAATCATACGTCATATACCACACCACATCCATATGCACAAAGTGAAACAGGTGAGGTTCATTTTTGTTTATTAGGTACTGTTGCTGGACGTTTTCCATTAGATAGAAATAATCCTAAATGGGGGTATTTACCCTATATACAAGTGCTAGAAGATTAGTTAAAAAAGGAGTAAGTTAACATGAAGTTTACAGATGATGAGCTAATTAAATCTAAATTAACAAAAAGAGAAGAATTACGATATACAATACATCAATCAGTCGGTGATACAGAAAGCTTATTTAGTACTGACTCTGATTTACTACAGTTGGTTGTTTTATTAATTTTAGAGATGTATACACAACTAAAAGATCATGAAATAGTTAAGCAATTATTATTAAATATTGAGCCTACGACTTTTAATCTGCTAGTTATTTTATATGAAAAGCTTCAAAACCAACAAAATATTTTTCCGATTGAAATTAAGCAGAAATACAAATTAGATCAAAAAATTATAGATGATATTATTCAACGTTATGCTTCAACAGCATCACATCTTGAGTGTTATTATCAAAAAACACAAAGCTAAATCAATGTTTAAATCAATTATTGTAATGGTGGCATCTTTTGTTTTTCTATCTTTATTTATTATAGGTTTTGCCATTGTATGGTATCAACTTGATTTGGCAAATACACAGATTAAAGAGATGGAAAAAAGTTGGCGAGACTCAGTCAATAGTGCCATGTTGGCAATGAAGTATAGGCAAAGTTTAAATGAACAATTTATTGAAGATGAAAAAGAGATTAGTCAATCTATTGATCATTGTCTTAATCAGTCTGTACCTGATGATATTAAACGCTTGCTCGCTATTTACGAGCAAACCAACAATTATTAAAAAAGATTATATACCACCATCATTAATGGCAATGAATGAATTATATTGTGAAGTTGAAAATTATCGTGATTTGGTGCTTTGTTTAAGGAGACTAAAAGATAACTTAAGTCAATGTAATTTTGATAAAAAACTCATTGGTCAATTAGTGTTTTCAGCATAAATATTAAAATTTTTGTTTTTTTAGCCAAAAACAAAACTTTATATAAAGTATAGTCATATTAATTATTCAAAGGAGGTAGTTCTATGTCAGATAGTTTTTTTCATGGTGTTGAAATAATTGAAACAGACGATGGTATTCGACCTATTCAAACTGTGCGAAGTTCTGTTATTGGTCTTATTGGAGTAGCAGATGATGCAGATGAAACGGTATTTCCACTTAATGAGCCTGTATTAATTACAAATCGTAAAGATACAGCAAAACTAGGAAAATCTGGAAGTTTAGTTGATGCAGTTAATTTAATCTATGATCAAATCGGTGCAGTTGTTGTTATTGTACGGGTTGAAAAAAGTGATAATCAACAAGAGCAAATGGCAAATATGATTGGCGGTGTTGATGAGAATGAAAAAAGGACTGGCATTAACGTATTGATGGATTCTGAAAGTAAGCTAGGTGTTAAGCCAAAATTACTAATTGCACCTGGTTTTAGTTCCGAAGTTGCAGTAGTAGAAGCATTAAAGTCAATAGCACAGCGCTTAAAAGCAATTGTGATTGCTGAGAGTCCATCAACAACTGATAGTGATGCAATTGAATATATTCAAAACTTTGATCATTCAAGAATTTATGTTGTTGATCCAAGTATCTGTATTTTAAAAAATGGTATAAAAACAGTTGTACCTTGTAGTAGTTTAATTGCTGGATTAATTGCTAAAGTTGATCATCAATATGGCTGGCACCTTAGTCCTTCAAACCATGTATTAAATGGAGTTGTTGGCGCACAACGAGCAATTGAATATAGCTATTATGAACAATCAAAAGCCAATCTTTTAAATGAAAACCGTATTAATGTCATTATTCGTCAAAATGGTTGGCGTTTATGGGGAAATCGAACAACATCTTCTGATCCAAAATGGCAATTTTTATGTATTAGGCGTACAGCTGATATGATTAATGAGTCCTTATTATATGCTCACCAATGGGCAGTTGATCGTGGAATTACAAAAACTTTTATTGATGATGTGACAATGAGTGTTAATGACTATCTACGCACTTTAATAGCACAAGGAAGAATCATTGGCGGTAAATGTTGGGTGGATGAAACAGTTAATAGCAACAATGAGATATTAAATGGACATATTATATTTGATTTTGATTTTACACCGGTTTATCCAGCTGAACGTATTACATTTCGCTCGCGTCTAACAGATGATTATTTAGAAGAAATATTTTAATGGAGGTGATAGATGATAGGAGATCGTATTTTATTAAATTTTGGTGTTTATCTTGATGGTTATGGTTATTTAGGGGAGGCATCAGAAGTACAACTGCCCAAAATAACATTAAAAACAGCAGAACTTTCAGCAGCTGGAATTTCAGGCATCATTGAAGTTGATTTAGGTAAAGTTGAAAAAATGGAATCAAGTTTTAAATTAAAAGGAGTCCATATAAAACCAATTAATGCATTAGGTTTAGGTAATTCAATACCTTTAATCTTAAGAGCAGCAATTAAAAATGCTGATGGCACAATTAAGCAAATCATTATTGAAATGCGCGGTTTAATCAAAGAAATTGATCATGGTACTTTTAATAGTGAAGATATGGGGGAAACATCAGTTTTAATGAGTGTACATTACTATCGTTTAAGTGAAGATAATGAAGATATTATTGAAATTGATCCAATGAATAATATCCGTAAAATTAATGGTGAAAACTCATTAGCTGATAGTATTAAAGCAATTAATTAGAAAGGAGATAGACAGATGGAAATTATCTTAAATGAGGATGTAAATTTACTGAATGGTATAAAAACAAAACTAGTTGAATTAAGAGAGCCAACACCAAGAGATTTGTTAAATATCAGTAATATTAAACAAGTAGAGTTTAAAGAAATTACTTTGATTTCTAATTTAACGAGTATTGATATTGAAAGTATTAAAGATATGCCAATGAAAGACTATAAAAAATTACAAAATGCATTAGAGGTGATTTATAGTGATGATGCTACATCCCCAAAGTAATCACTGAAAAATTATTTGTCATTGCAACCCAAACATCATGGCCACTATCTGAGTTATATGATCTTTCAATCTCTGAAGTTAATTACTATTTCAATTTAGCAAAACAGTGGATTCATAAAGGAATACAATCATGTTAAAAGAAACCAAATGGTTAAACCATCTAGGCTCAAGTATAAACTTATTAGATCGTATTTCCGATAAATATCAAAATATCCTAGATACAACATTAATGCTTGGAAATTCATTTGATCAATTGGGGGTTAAAGTCAAGTCGATTAATTTGGACTTTATTCAATCACCACTTGAATCGATTAATAAAATAAAAAATTCTAATCAATTAAATGATATCATTAAGAAAACATTTTCCAAAACTGAGTCGTATTTTTCACAAGCAATCGCAAATATTAATTTAAATCAGTCACCATCAACTCAAATGATGCTGCATAATCCTTTAACTGAGTCATACAATTTATTATTAAATCAATTTAATCAAATAAAATCAGAAGCCCTTTTGTCGATTCTATCAAAAGTAATGCCTTATCTATCAAGTGTATTAGATGCAGTTAATACATGGGTTATTGATCATAGTGAAATAATAGGTAATTGGCTAGAGCAGTTGATTAGTCAATTACCTGAGGCTAAAGAGTTAATTAATACAATGGGTAATGCGATAACGACTTTAGCTAGTGTTATTAATCATGTCGTTGATTTAATTGGCGGTTGGAAAACGGTTATTGCTGGGTTTGTTGGCTTTAAAGTTGCTGCATTTATTGCAACGATAATTACTGCATTTCAAAGTTTAGGTAGTGTGATTCCGATTGTTAGTGCTGCAGTTAATGGATTAACCATTGCATTACAGGCAAACCCAATTGGTGTGGCAGTTACAGCAATTGCCTTTGGTGCAATGCTAATTATTCAGTATTGGCAGCCTATCTTAGGTTTTTTTCATCGATTATGGCAAGGTATTAAATTAACTTTTATAGATGCGATTAACTGGATGAAACCAATGATTTCGTGGGTGTCTGACGCTATTTCCTATGCATATAAAGGTATTGAGTCAATTGCAGCATTTTTAGGTTGGGACATGAACTCTGACCAAACGCTATCAGATAATCATGACAATAGTCAGTCTAAAATGTTTAACCAAAATACAAAGTTCACTACACTAAATAATGATAAGGTTCAAAATATAAATAAGATAATGCCAATCAATGAAATCATTGAAAATAATCATCAAAACGATGCCCAAAATAGCAGTTTTAAGAATCATCAGAATACGACAAAAGTCATTGATGTCAAAAATTATATTACGTTAGATGGACGAAGAAATGACAATACAGAATTAATTGAATCTGCAGCATTTTCAGGGACACAAAAAGCGATTGCTTTATTTGATGTTGATGGAGGATATTAAAAAATGAAAACATTAACATTTGGTGAAGTGGTTTTTGATATTAACCAAATTACATATAGTCAGCTAGATAAGTCATTGAAAATGCGTTGGGTAAAGCATACTAGGATTAATCAAGCACCCAGATTAGAACATACTGGGATTGAATCAGAAACATTAACAATTCGTGGTATTGTTTTTACCCATTATCAGAATGTATTTGATGCGCTTAAACAATTAAATGATATTGCACTTAGTGCTAAACCACAATTTTTAGTTGGATTAGATGGTATGGTTTATGGGCGTTGGGTATTAGAAAGTATTAATGAACAAATTACAGATGAAGTAAAAATGAGTTATTCATTATCATTGATTCGTTATGATTCAGATAAGTAAAAGGACAAATTATTATGGCAGTTTATATTACTAAAGATGGTGATATGTTAGATGAAATTTGCTATCAACATTATAAAAGCGAAAGGTATTTAGTAAAAGTATTAGAAGCAAATCGAAATTTAAGTGATGCTGATTTAAAGTTAAAAGCTAATCATGCTATTGAATTACCAGATATTACCTTAGATGAATTTATATCGTTGAGGTTATGGTAAAAATGTTTGAATATCAAATCAAAGCAAATGGCAAAAATATTACCAATCAAATTAAACCACACCTTATATCAATGCAGATTAATGACGTGATTGGTGATAAGGCAGATACAATTAAGTTAATATTAACAGATGAAAATGGTTTATTGGCATTACCTACAACAGGAGTTAGCTTAAATATTTCAATATTTGAACATAATCAACTAGTTTCATTTGGATCTTTTGTAGTTGATGAAGTTTGCTATCGTCAAGTACCTACAACAATAGAAATAAGTGCGACATCAATTTCATTTGATCAGTCTTCAGACTATCAGGCCATGCACAGTCAAAAAACACGTTCGTTTTCAAATATGCGTTTAAAAGATATTATTGTTCAAATTGCTAATGAGCA comes from the bacterium SCSIO 12844 genome and includes:
- a CDS encoding phage baseplate assembly protein V; amino-acid sequence: MTELERLWELERRLANLIRIGRIQSIDFSSTRAKVVIGQLESDWLKWLTQRAGDCQSWWTPSKGEQVVLLSPCGELNNGVILPALFANNEPTNNASIHYYRYKDGTEVSYDYEKQKLTVNATGLIEIAAEKEVKIKSNAAQIKLNQIDIDVPEISIKGNLSINGSIIVSQGDVIADGKALKMHTHIGDSGGITSSAK
- a CDS encoding GPW/gp25 family protein, which codes for MNGISKYGNKMLEDFEHVKQSIEDILTTPIGSRVMNRNYGSKLFNLIDQPFNQITLAKILNATLEAISIWEKRVRVSQIKVNRNSLHHILLDIEFIYLANGKKNNFWGIVI
- a CDS encoding baseplate J/gp47 family protein; this translates as MKKIDLSKLPLPAAIQKVDYEDNYNLLLNDFKKRLPEYDADITSDPAVKILQSCAYGLTLYQMRINDAVKSVLISSAKGSDLDNLGALLAVFREKDELDDRFRLRVISALEKTSTAGSQCAYEALTMESDARVIDVVAYDDNHKPGIAFILIQSCEYQCGRASEELIAKVTSYLSAPERKPLGCKIVVSSVKPRHYSIEAKIILDKQSNQSLVLKTLKDNIKLFTQTRHRIGQSIPLSEIYARLNIEGVSYVDQLIQPVESINTSNRETPYCREIKIEVSDE
- a CDS encoding phage tail protein I gives rise to the protein MNSLMILPPNATKLEQSIVAAFLNQLAQKEIFIRSLFNPDEALDVFLVYLAQLLSVDFELYHQVLEPKKCLMIKQSIEIHRQKGTFGALKNALDTLGYPISINEWYESDDLKAHTFSLTIDLTNHDHVNLEVVNHMVKKHKNIQSSYCLKLNNNLNLAIFIFASFSIEHTFLLQGD
- a CDS encoding phage tail protein, coding for MYEIKLTESGREKLALSSIDKNTLQLANFTVSNQSDDYALSSVIFEQPINQVDVRGDEILVSCVIPETVEDVWLKFIAIFDDKNEVIACGNLPEFYKPKFEVSPSICNYLVKFKYANADQLTIDFDSQAYVSKKDYYQLSASVIQLMSHHIAHIWPKK
- a CDS encoding phage tail sheath subtilisin-like domain-containing protein, whose product is MSDSFFHGVEIIETDDGIRPIQTVRSSVIGLIGVADDADETVFPLNEPVLITNRKDTAKLGKSGSLVDAVNLIYDQIGAVVVIVRVEKSDNQQEQMANMIGGVDENEKRTGINVLMDSESKLGVKPKLLIAPGFSSEVAVVEALKSIAQRLKAIVIAESPSTTDSDAIEYIQNFDHSRIYVVDPSICILKNGIKTVVPCSSLIAGLIAKVDHQYGWHLSPSNHVLNGVVGAQRAIEYSYYEQSKANLLNENRINVIIRQNGWRLWGNRTTSSDPKWQFLCIRRTADMINESLLYAHQWAVDRGITKTFIDDVTMSVNDYLRTLIAQGRIIGGKCWVDETVNSNNEILNGHIIFDFDFTPVYPAERITFRSRLTDDYLEEIF
- a CDS encoding phage major tail tube protein, translated to MIGDRILLNFGVYLDGYGYLGEASEVQLPKITLKTAELSAAGISGIIEVDLGKVEKMESSFKLKGVHIKPINALGLGNSIPLILRAAIKNADGTIKQIIIEMRGLIKEIDHGTFNSEDMGETSVLMSVHYYRLSEDNEDIIEIDPMNNIRKINGENSLADSIKAIN
- a CDS encoding phage tail assembly protein produces the protein MEIILNEDVNLLNGIKTKLVELREPTPRDLLNISNIKQVEFKEITLISNLTSIDIESIKDMPMKDYKKLQNALEVIYSDDATSPK
- a CDS encoding phage tail protein produces the protein MKTLTFGEVVFDINQITYSQLDKSLKMRWVKHTRINQAPRLEHTGIESETLTIRGIVFTHYQNVFDALKQLNDIALSAKPQFLVGLDGMVYGRWVLESINEQITDEVKMSYSLSLIRYDSDK
- a CDS encoding tail protein X; translated protein: MAVYITKDGDMLDEICYQHYKSERYLVKVLEANRNLSDADLKLKANHAIELPDITLDEFISLRLW